From a single Clostridium isatidis genomic region:
- the recQ gene encoding DNA helicase RecQ produces the protein MNKPLELLEKYFGYKYFREGQYEVISNILRGRDAFCIMPTGGGKSVCYQIPALILNGITLVISPLISLMKDQVDSIRDMGISAEFINSTQNLAEIKEILKRCYNGEVKILYIAPERLESEYFNKMLRKLWISQIAIDEAHCVSMWGHDFRKSYRAIAPFIKSLNIRPIVTAFTATATEEVRKDIYNLLELINPYTYIGSFDRENLEIAIHKEDDKLEFVKDIIREKEEEAGIIYCVTRKEVDGLYKYLKDRDYSVAKYHGGLKDEEKNYYQEEFLNDNKNVMIATNAFGMGIDKSNVRFIVHFTMPKNIESYYQEIGRGGRDGEKTECHLLYNRSDIRTLEYLIYTTVGNERKEIEIKKLQSMIDFCESDKCLRNFILNYFGEEKSRDYCNSCSNCLKNEELRDYTIEAQMILSCVYRSKEQYGISVLVDILRGFTGPKIIQNNLNKLSTYGIMRDYSSKFIRDLIKTLLELGYVNLKEGTYSMLKLNNKSIRVLKSQEKVICKLSNDVEEKIENRELFNKLRVWRKEKANSLRIKPYIIFSDSTLIELANRLPRNKEELLNIRGMGAKKLESYGEELLKIINS, from the coding sequence ATGAATAAGCCATTAGAATTATTAGAAAAATATTTTGGTTATAAATATTTTAGAGAAGGGCAGTATGAAGTGATTTCTAATATTTTGAGAGGGCGTGATGCCTTTTGTATTATGCCGACAGGTGGTGGGAAATCAGTATGTTATCAAATTCCTGCCTTAATTTTAAATGGAATAACTTTGGTTATTTCTCCTTTAATATCTTTAATGAAGGATCAGGTAGATTCCATAAGAGATATGGGAATAAGCGCAGAGTTTATAAATAGTACCCAGAATTTAGCTGAAATAAAGGAAATATTAAAAAGATGTTACAATGGAGAAGTTAAGATTTTATATATTGCACCTGAAAGATTAGAGAGTGAATATTTTAATAAAATGCTAAGAAAGCTTTGGATAAGTCAAATTGCTATTGATGAGGCTCACTGCGTTTCTATGTGGGGACATGATTTTAGAAAAAGTTATAGGGCAATAGCTCCCTTTATAAAAAGTTTAAATATAAGGCCAATAGTTACAGCCTTTACAGCAACAGCAACTGAAGAAGTAAGAAAGGACATATATAATCTTTTGGAATTAATTAATCCATATACATACATAGGAAGTTTTGATAGAGAGAATTTAGAAATTGCCATTCATAAAGAAGATGATAAGCTTGAGTTTGTAAAAGATATAATAAGAGAAAAGGAAGAGGAAGCGGGAATAATTTATTGTGTAACTAGAAAAGAAGTAGATGGACTTTATAAATATTTAAAAGATAGAGATTATTCCGTTGCTAAATATCATGGAGGCTTGAAGGATGAAGAAAAGAACTACTATCAAGAGGAATTTCTAAATGATAATAAAAATGTTATGATTGCAACTAATGCTTTTGGAATGGGAATAGATAAATCAAATGTAAGATTTATAGTTCATTTTACTATGCCTAAGAACATAGAAAGCTATTACCAGGAAATAGGAAGAGGAGGCAGGGATGGTGAAAAGACAGAATGCCATCTTTTATATAATAGAAGCGATATAAGAACCTTGGAATATTTAATATATACAACTGTAGGTAATGAAAGAAAAGAAATTGAAATAAAAAAGCTTCAAAGTATGATTGATTTTTGTGAGAGTGACAAATGTTTAAGAAATTTCATTTTAAATTACTTCGGAGAAGAGAAGTCTAGAGATTATTGCAATAGCTGTAGCAACTGTCTAAAAAATGAGGAGTTAAGGGATTATACGATAGAAGCCCAAATGATATTATCCTGCGTCTATAGAAGCAAAGAGCAGTATGGAATATCTGTTTTAGTTGATATATTAAGAGGCTTTACTGGTCCTAAAATAATTCAAAATAATTTAAATAAGCTTTCTACTTATGGAATAATGAGAGATTATAGCAGCAAGTTTATAAGAGATTTAATAAAGACCTTATTAGAACTAGGATATGTAAACTTAAAAGAGGGTACTTATTCTATGCTTAAATTAAATAATAAATCAATAAGAGTTTTAAAATCTCAGGAAAAAGTAATATGCAAACTAAGTAATGATGTAGAAGAAAAAATAGAAAATAGGGAGTTGTTCAATAAATTAAGAGTGTGGAGGAAAGAAAAGGCAAA
- a CDS encoding hydroxyethylthiazole kinase has translation MNIGKRFIEESLELQKRKSPLIHCISNSLAIKDLLKGILCYCGIPLISNTIEDIEKLTYEADCLLINTDILTEQNVNEIERAIRVAFFRGIPIVLDISEVNLSFFRKETVLEFIGRYNIDVVKGTLEEFISLLGEEKSKLLNSETKIKDNLNLRIQLRSFSRKYNLVVVAEADDYYITDGFSEFYIEKQKSKIDEKTDSVVILSGLIAVGISSSYQKEQRIKGVLVAVMTITTAKKILEEKVIEEDKLSIENILTEIENIDAEKINKYSKISYLFVR, from the coding sequence ATGAATATTGGCAAAAGGTTCATTGAGGAGAGTTTAGAATTACAAAAAAGAAAAAGCCCTCTTATACACTGTATCTCAAATTCATTAGCTATAAAGGATTTACTTAAAGGGATTCTATGTTACTGCGGTATTCCTTTAATATCTAATACTATAGAAGATATTGAAAAGCTAACTTATGAAGCTGATTGCTTATTGATTAATACAGATATCCTTACAGAGCAAAATGTTAATGAAATTGAAAGAGCAATAAGAGTTGCATTTTTTAGGGGAATACCTATAGTTTTAGATATTAGTGAGGTGAATTTATCATTTTTTAGAAAAGAGACGGTACTAGAGTTTATTGGCAGATACAATATAGATGTTGTAAAGGGGACATTAGAAGAGTTTATTTCTCTGTTGGGAGAAGAAAAAAGTAAACTATTAAATAGTGAAACAAAAATAAAAGATAATTTAAATTTAAGAATTCAACTTAGGAGCTTTTCTAGAAAATATAATTTGGTAGTAGTTGCAGAAGCAGATGATTATTATATAACAGATGGATTTAGTGAATTTTATATAGAAAAACAGAAAAGTAAAATAGACGAAAAAACAGACAGTGTAGTAATATTATCTGGATTAATTGCTGTTGGAATATCATCATCATATCAAAAAGAACAAAGGATTAAAGGGGTTTTAGTTGCAGTTATGACAATTACTACAGCAAAAAAAATTCTAGAAGAAAAAGTAATTGAAGAAGATAAATTATCCATAGAAAATATTCTAACTGAAATAGAAAATATCGATGCAGAAAAGATAAATAAATATTCTAAAATTAGTTATTTATTTGTAAGATAA
- a CDS encoding NUDIX hydrolase, with the protein MNWIDNIKNYIPYNEQEATDKETMLYAINTFNNLLTRENPLAHFSSSGYIVNKDRTKVLMIYHNIYNSWSWTGGHTDGEEDFLHVAIKEAKEETGIKHIRPISENIFSLDVLPVPPHVKRGKFISSHLHLSVAYLLEADEEDELKIKEDENSGVKWIPMDEVRVYSTEPDMIKLYEKFHEKIANMMELKK; encoded by the coding sequence ATGAACTGGATAGATAATATAAAAAATTACATTCCCTATAATGAACAAGAAGCAACGGATAAGGAGACTATGCTGTATGCAATAAATACTTTTAATAATCTTTTGACTAGAGAAAATCCTCTTGCCCATTTTAGCAGCTCTGGATACATAGTAAATAAAGATAGGACAAAAGTACTTATGATTTATCATAATATATATAATTCTTGGTCTTGGACTGGTGGACACACAGATGGAGAAGAAGACTTCCTTCATGTTGCTATTAAAGAGGCTAAAGAAGAAACAGGAATTAAACATATTAGACCTATATCAGAAAATATCTTTTCCTTAGATGTTCTACCTGTTCCTCCCCATGTAAAAAGAGGGAAATTTATTTCATCTCACCTTCATTTATCAGTAGCATATCTTTTAGAAGCAGATGAAGAAGATGAGCTAAAGATAAAGGAAGATGAAAATAGCGGAGTTAAATGGATTCCAATGGATGAGGTTAGAGTTTACTCAACAGAACCTGATATGATAAAACTTTACGAAAAGTTTCATGAGAAGATTGCGAATATGATGGAACTCAAAAAATAA
- a CDS encoding ABC transporter permease subunit codes for MNIFKFEFKRNLKSLIYWSLGTCATIVVFMSLFPSMKDMGMQELVGSKLEALPPALLEIFNFSSITDFSKINDYMGYTFQYIAMAFGIYGVTLGVNSIIQEESEGTIEFLYSKPVSRSKILWSKILSIAITFFAFSIIVGLVTVLISLAVKPEDLETMTLIMDIKGMFIGMALLGYIFMAVGIVISTALKKGKAATSIGVASFFGTYILGIMGKLKEEFDFMLYLSPFDWFIPSNILKDGFELKYIIIAFVIIIVSLLAASFVYRRKDFN; via the coding sequence ATGAATATTTTTAAGTTTGAATTTAAAAGAAATCTGAAGTCACTAATATATTGGAGCCTAGGAACTTGTGCGACTATAGTAGTATTTATGTCCCTATTCCCAAGTATGAAAGATATGGGAATGCAAGAACTAGTAGGAAGCAAGCTAGAAGCATTACCACCAGCATTATTGGAAATATTTAATTTCTCAAGCATTACAGATTTTAGTAAAATTAATGATTATATGGGATATACTTTTCAATATATAGCAATGGCTTTTGGAATTTATGGAGTTACTTTAGGTGTAAATTCAATTATTCAAGAGGAAAGTGAAGGGACTATAGAATTTTTATATTCTAAGCCTGTATCAAGAAGCAAAATTTTATGGAGCAAAATACTATCAATTGCTATAACTTTCTTCGCATTTAGTATTATTGTTGGATTAGTAACTGTCCTTATATCCTTAGCAGTAAAGCCGGAAGATCTTGAAACAATGACACTTATCATGGATATAAAAGGAATGTTTATTGGAATGGCCCTTTTAGGATATATATTTATGGCAGTAGGAATTGTAATTTCAACAGCCCTTAAAAAGGGAAAAGCAGCCACTAGTATTGGAGTTGCAAGCTTTTTTGGAACCTATATTTTAGGAATAATGGGAAAACTAAAAGAAGAGTTTGACTTTATGTTATATTTATCTCCTTTTGACTGGTTTATTCCTTCTAATATATTGAAAGATGGTTTTGAATTAAAATATATCATAATAGCTTTTGTTATAATAATAGTTTCCTTATTAGCAGCAAGCTTTGTTTATAGAAGAAAAGATTTTAATTAA
- a CDS encoding ABC transporter ATP-binding protein has translation MKAIKIKNLTKNYGKNRGISNINLEINQGEIYGFIGPNGAGKSTTIKTLLNFLFPTSGSAEILGKDIVVESKEIKEYTSFVPSEVRYYSEFKVKDILKYAASFFNNYDREYIRELCDELEVELDKKMSELSLGNKKKVAIVQALINNPKVVILDEPTNGLDPLIQQKLFNILLKEKAKGKTIFLSSHNLSEVEKFCDRVAVIKDGEIVDILDLKDINRDLGQRVRLKSDDIDIKEIEKAAEEVKVIDKEIEFIYKGNINELIALLSKYNLEKLLIEEVKLEDAFLHYYQGEGK, from the coding sequence ATGAAGGCTATAAAGATAAAGAATTTAACTAAAAATTATGGAAAAAATAGAGGCATAAGTAATATAAATTTAGAAATAAATCAGGGAGAAATATATGGCTTTATTGGACCTAATGGGGCTGGAAAATCAACAACAATAAAAACTTTATTAAATTTTCTTTTCCCAACTTCAGGTTCAGCAGAAATCTTAGGAAAAGATATAGTAGTGGAAAGTAAGGAAATTAAAGAATATACAAGCTTTGTTCCTAGTGAAGTAAGATATTATTCAGAATTTAAGGTAAAAGATATATTAAAATATGCTGCGTCATTTTTTAATAATTATGATAGGGAATATATCAGGGAGCTTTGTGATGAGTTGGAAGTAGAATTAGATAAAAAAATGAGTGAGTTAAGTTTAGGAAATAAAAAGAAGGTTGCTATAGTACAGGCTCTTATTAATAATCCTAAAGTTGTTATTTTAGATGAGCCAACAAATGGCTTAGATCCTTTAATACAACAAAAGTTATTTAATATCTTATTAAAAGAAAAAGCTAAGGGTAAAACTATTTTTTTATCTTCTCACAATTTATCTGAAGTAGAGAAGTTCTGCGATAGGGTTGCTGTAATAAAGGATGGTGAAATTGTAGATATTTTAGATTTAAAAGATATTAATAGAGATTTAGGGCAAAGAGTTAGATTAAAATCAGATGATATAGATATAAAGGAAATAGAAAAAGCAGCTGAAGAAGTAAAAGTTATAGATAAAGAAATAGAATTTATTTATAAGGGAAATATAAATGAGCTAATAGCTTTACTCTCAAAATACAATTTAGAAAAACTTTTAATCGAAGAAGTTAAATTAGAAGATGCCTTTTTGCATTATTACCAAGGGGAGGGGAAATAA
- a CDS encoding DUF3021 family protein has translation MKNFFNIGYEIKGLMAIYFVSIIFTYGVVSLISGNNIMPLELLWEFLLLAIIIGTIQILLYNEKVLTNISVKVKIAAHFIIQLIILIFFIKYFNWVEFWGIPFSIFIIIYTVYFIGITLNFYYYKKITGERFNDKLLRYKEKI, from the coding sequence ATGAAAAATTTTTTTAATATAGGTTATGAAATAAAAGGGCTAATGGCAATATATTTTGTTAGTATAATCTTTACTTATGGAGTTGTAAGTCTTATATCAGGAAATAATATAATGCCTTTAGAGTTGCTTTGGGAATTTTTACTTTTAGCAATTATAATAGGGACTATTCAAATACTTTTATATAATGAAAAAGTATTAACTAATATATCAGTAAAAGTTAAAATAGCAGCACACTTTATAATCCAGTTAATTATATTAATATTCTTTATAAAATATTTTAACTGGGTAGAATTTTGGGGAATTCCATTTAGTATTTTTATTATAATATATACAGTTTACTTTATAGGAATAACTTTAAATTTTTATTATTATAAAAAGATTACTGGTGAAAGATTTAATGATAAATTATTAAGATATAAAGAAAAAATTTAG
- a CDS encoding LytTR family DNA-binding domain-containing protein — translation MKVIINEDENNKEIEIIINCKNIDDTVLKLINKLKEEDNVITGTKNGRVYVIKLDSILYFESVDKRTFIYTKEDVYETNLRLYEIEDKYSSNHFFRASKSTIINITKIAVINPIIGGRIEVLLENKEKLIVSRQYVPILKAKLDY, via the coding sequence ATGAAAGTAATAATTAATGAAGATGAAAATAATAAGGAAATTGAGATAATAATAAACTGTAAAAATATTGATGATACTGTATTAAAATTAATAAACAAATTAAAGGAAGAGGACAATGTTATAACAGGGACCAAAAATGGTCGAGTATATGTTATTAAACTAGATTCAATTCTTTATTTTGAATCTGTAGATAAAAGAACCTTTATCTATACAAAGGAAGATGTTTATGAAACTAATCTTAGACTTTACGAAATAGAAGATAAATATTCTTCTAATCATTTCTTTAGAGCTTCAAAATCTACAATTATTAATATAACTAAGATTGCGGTTATTAATCCTATAATTGGAGGAAGAATAGAGGTTTTGCTAGAAAATAAGGAAAAGCTTATAGTATCAAGACAATATGTACCAATACTTAAGGCAAAGTTAGATTATTAA
- a CDS encoding [Fe-Fe] hydrogenase large subunit C-terminal domain-containing protein, translated as MNSKYEDIFNRLVKAYYEDRFEETVNDIVINHEISPQETFKIVCTLCGVSLDFDNNYLYKLKNAITNYEVNRRFIEKLDSCNIKCKASEDVKTSCQLACPFDAILYDKDNNSTYIDYDLCLGCGNCIEHCKDGKIMDVVEFLPVLDLIKNNKKVIAAVAPAIAGQFGEKVTLDMLREAFIKIGFTDMIEVAFTADMLTINEAVQFNRLVKEPDDLMITSCCCPMWVGMLKKVYNDLVPNLSPSVSPMIAAGRVIKKLDPEAKVVFIGPCIAKKAEAKEADIGDAIDYVLTFQELDQVFKAFDLNLESLKGIPSRDYASRGGRLYARSGGVSLAVYQAIQELYPEKAKFFKAIKAEGVKECKEVLKNALASDIDANFIEGMGCVGGCVGGPKAIISKEEGRKFVDDYAFNSPIKVSTHSVTFNEVLKRLNINSLEDFEKEDKTAIFHREF; from the coding sequence ATGAACAGTAAATATGAGGATATTTTTAATAGATTAGTTAAGGCTTATTATGAAGATAGATTTGAGGAAACTGTTAATGATATAGTAATTAACCATGAAATTTCTCCCCAAGAAACTTTTAAAATAGTATGTACTCTTTGCGGAGTTTCTTTAGATTTTGATAATAATTACCTCTACAAATTAAAAAATGCCATTACAAATTATGAAGTCAATAGACGTTTTATAGAAAAACTTGATAGCTGTAATATTAAATGTAAAGCAAGTGAAGATGTAAAAACTAGCTGTCAATTAGCCTGCCCTTTTGATGCAATCTTATATGATAAGGATAATAACTCTACATATATTGACTATGATTTATGCCTTGGCTGTGGAAACTGCATTGAACATTGTAAAGACGGTAAAATAATGGATGTTGTAGAATTTTTACCTGTCCTAGATTTAATAAAAAATAATAAAAAAGTAATAGCTGCAGTTGCTCCAGCTATTGCAGGTCAATTTGGAGAAAAGGTTACTTTAGACATGTTAAGAGAAGCTTTTATAAAAATTGGCTTTACTGATATGATAGAAGTAGCCTTTACAGCAGATATGCTGACTATTAATGAAGCTGTACAGTTTAATAGATTAGTTAAGGAACCTGATGACTTAATGATAACCTCCTGCTGCTGTCCAATGTGGGTTGGAATGTTAAAAAAGGTTTACAATGATCTAGTTCCTAACTTATCTCCTTCAGTATCTCCTATGATTGCTGCAGGCAGGGTTATTAAGAAACTAGATCCTGAAGCAAAGGTAGTCTTTATTGGTCCATGTATAGCTAAAAAAGCAGAAGCCAAGGAAGCAGATATTGGAGATGCAATAGATTATGTCTTAACCTTCCAGGAACTAGATCAAGTATTTAAGGCCTTTGATTTAAATTTAGAAAGCCTAAAAGGCATTCCATCAAGGGATTATGCATCAAGAGGTGGAAGGCTATATGCAAGAAGCGGTGGAGTTTCTTTAGCTGTTTACCAAGCCATCCAGGAACTTTATCCAGAAAAGGCAAAATTCTTTAAGGCTATAAAGGCTGAAGGAGTAAAAGAATGCAAGGAAGTCCTTAAAAATGCCTTAGCTTCAGATATAGATGCTAACTTCATTGAGGGCATGGGCTGCGTTGGTGGATGTGTTGGAGGACCTAAAGCCATAATAAGCAAGGAAGAAGGCAGAAAATTTGTTGATGATTACGCCTTTAATTCTCCTATCAAGGTTTCTACCCATAGCGTAACCTTTAATGAAGTATTAAAAAGATTAAATATTAACTCCCTAGAAGATTTTGAAAAGGAAGATAAAACAGCAATATTTCATAGAGAATTTTAG
- a CDS encoding helix-turn-helix domain-containing protein: MKGVLISKDKLLPLSIFALAFSILISSFIISRSINNNGTFISHEMSNGFNNLPSNLYKSFNNNTQTKKLEEKSNFNLREAAEYLNISVTDLINTVYNKESKITYVKIHEEYIFNREALDKWVQESDFNM, translated from the coding sequence ATGAAAGGAGTTCTTATTTCAAAGGATAAGCTTTTACCACTTTCAATCTTTGCTTTAGCATTCTCAATTCTTATTTCATCATTTATAATTAGCAGATCAATAAATAATAATGGAACTTTCATTTCCCATGAAATGTCCAATGGATTTAATAATCTACCCAGCAATCTTTATAAAAGTTTTAATAATAATACTCAAACAAAAAAGCTTGAAGAAAAAAGTAACTTTAATCTCCGAGAAGCTGCTGAATATTTAAATATCTCAGTAACAGACCTAATTAATACTGTATATAATAAAGAATCTAAAATAACTTATGTAAAAATACATGAGGAATATATCTTTAATAGAGAAGCTCTAGATAAATGGGTTCAAGAATCAGACTTTAACATGTAG
- a CDS encoding glycosyltransferase → MTTISACIIAKNEEKNLLRCLKSITNLADEIILVDTGSNDNTINIAKKFNANIIEFPWNNNFSDARNKALEHATKDWILIIDCDEALDISQITDIKNTLSQASNIGFSLKLVNIINNSPIEGEYLFRIFKNYSGFYFKGRINERILNSSLKADYEKNIIRLDYKLYNYGFDLDKKDINKRCYRNLSIFSEYKNSDTSYINYFNIGNEYFLLGNYSKAVTNYSKALYSCDDIYISSYITYVIIKTYYHAQKYNLGISVGEGLSLKYNKIREIYYIISLCYLELNDIEAYRENFKKYLASMENDHKYCFDLIFLENKRIIPEMFGFKLNNFVI, encoded by the coding sequence TTGACAACTATAAGCGCTTGTATCATTGCTAAAAATGAAGAAAAAAACCTATTGAGGTGTCTTAAAAGTATAACTAATCTTGCTGATGAAATAATACTGGTTGATACCGGTTCTAACGATAATACAATAAATATTGCCAAAAAATTTAATGCTAATATAATAGAATTTCCTTGGAATAATAATTTTAGCGATGCTCGAAATAAGGCCTTAGAACATGCAACTAAAGATTGGATATTAATAATCGACTGTGATGAGGCATTAGATATATCCCAAATAACAGATATCAAAAATACTTTAAGCCAAGCTTCAAATATAGGATTTTCTTTAAAGCTTGTAAATATAATAAATAATTCACCAATAGAAGGTGAATATTTATTTAGAATTTTTAAAAACTACTCTGGCTTTTATTTTAAGGGAAGAATAAACGAAAGAATTTTAAATTCATCTTTAAAAGCAGACTATGAAAAGAACATTATAAGATTAGATTATAAATTATATAATTATGGTTTTGATTTAGACAAAAAAGATATAAACAAAAGATGTTATAGAAATTTATCTATATTTTCAGAATATAAAAATTCTGACACAAGCTATATAAATTATTTTAATATTGGAAATGAATATTTTTTACTAGGTAATTATTCAAAAGCTGTGACTAACTATTCAAAAGCTCTATACTCTTGTGATGATATCTATATTTCCAGCTATATTACTTATGTTATTATAAAAACTTACTACCATGCTCAAAAATATAACTTAGGAATTTCTGTTGGTGAAGGCTTATCTTTAAAATATAATAAAATTAGGGAGATTTATTATATTATTTCCTTGTGTTATTTAGAGCTTAATGATATAGAAGCTTATAGGGAAAATTTTAAAAAATATTTAGCTTCTATGGAAAATGACCATAAATATTGTTTTGATTTAATTTTTCTTGAAAATAAAAGAATAATTCCAGAGATGTTTGGATTTAAATTAAATAATTTTGTTATATAA
- a CDS encoding TIGR04540 family protein, with protein MDKSELRLYYKNQEDLSYALREYIDYYFEGNIEDEKLEANIIKVIKGNEDKFYKNNEVAKKPKQILGKSRLDLIEKILNKKK; from the coding sequence GTGGATAAATCTGAGCTTAGATTATACTATAAAAATCAAGAAGATCTTAGCTATGCATTAAGGGAATATATAGATTATTATTTCGAAGGAAATATTGAAGATGAAAAATTAGAAGCAAATATAATTAAAGTAATAAAAGGAAATGAAGATAAGTTCTATAAGAATAATGAGGTAGCTAAGAAACCTAAGCAAATATTAGGGAAAAGCAGGCTGGATTTAATAGAAAAAATATTAAATAAAAAAAAATAA
- a CDS encoding CPBP family intramembrane glutamic endopeptidase yields MLIKNKAIQILFLVSLGCIIMSFIEGIIQPSYVYKSLIKLITFLSLILIYCLYNKDFSFFKVLKVHDKKDLLISIIIGLAVYSLIILSYFIARNFIDLEQIASNLTEKENISKNSFIFVALYISFINSLLEELFFRGFAFIHLKKLIKEKYAYTFSSISFALYHVFIMSGWFSPALFILILFSLVIAGLIFDYFDRKTTIYNSWLIHMSANFAINTIGLIAFNII; encoded by the coding sequence ATGTTAATAAAAAATAAGGCTATACAAATTTTATTTTTAGTTTCTTTAGGCTGTATAATAATGTCCTTTATAGAAGGAATTATTCAGCCTAGTTATGTTTATAAATCTTTAATAAAACTAATTACCTTTCTTTCTCTAATATTAATATACTGTCTTTATAATAAGGATTTTTCCTTTTTTAAAGTATTAAAGGTTCACGATAAAAAAGATTTATTAATATCTATAATAATTGGACTAGCTGTCTATAGCCTAATAATTCTTTCCTATTTTATTGCTAGAAATTTTATAGATTTAGAGCAAATAGCATCTAATTTAACTGAAAAAGAAAATATCTCAAAAAACAGCTTTATTTTTGTTGCCTTATATATAAGCTTTATTAATTCCTTATTAGAAGAACTATTTTTTAGAGGCTTTGCCTTTATTCATTTAAAGAAACTAATAAAAGAAAAATATGCCTATACATTTAGTTCAATAAGCTTTGCCCTATATCATGTTTTTATTATGTCTGGATGGTTTAGTCCAGCCTTATTTATACTTATACTTTTTTCATTGGTTATCGCAGGTCTTATTTTTGATTATTTTGATAGAAAAACAACTATTTATAACTCATGGCTTATTCATATGAGTGCTAATTTTGCAATAAACACTATTGGCCTTATAGCTTTTAATATAATATGA
- the argC gene encoding N-acetyl-gamma-glutamyl-phosphate reductase, whose amino-acid sequence MLKVGVIGAIGYVGAELIRILINHPKVKLEAISSTSYIGETISSIYKNFYGKVNLICTDMEEVIKKSDLVFAALPHGLSEEIAELTFKENKILIDLGADFRLSKEEDYKKWYGLNFLFKDLHKNSIYALPEFNRSKIKNYKIIANPGCYPTSIELGLMPALKNNFISVDNIICDSKSGATGAGRTLSLKSHYTEVNENLSAYAIGNHRHTPEIVECLSKISGKKVSITFTPHLLPINRGILSTIYCNLKKEICLEEIHKSYAEFYKNEPFINIMPLGETAQIKDVKYTNNCNISLHQDHNKNQLIIISVIDNMLKGAAGQAVQNMNILMDFEETDGLDFIAFSN is encoded by the coding sequence ATGCTTAAAGTAGGAGTAATTGGGGCCATAGGATATGTAGGAGCAGAACTTATAAGAATCCTTATTAATCATCCAAAAGTAAAATTGGAAGCAATAAGTTCTACAAGTTACATAGGAGAGACTATATCATCAATATATAAAAATTTTTATGGAAAAGTAAATCTTATTTGCACTGATATGGAGGAAGTAATAAAAAAATCTGATTTAGTTTTTGCAGCCCTTCCTCATGGCTTAAGTGAAGAAATAGCTGAACTGACCTTTAAAGAAAATAAAATCTTAATTGATTTAGGAGCAGATTTTCGACTTTCAAAGGAAGAAGATTATAAAAAATGGTATGGTCTTAATTTCTTATTTAAGGATCTTCACAAGAATTCTATATATGCCTTGCCTGAATTTAATAGAAGTAAAATCAAAAACTATAAGATAATAGCAAATCCAGGCTGCTATCCTACTTCCATTGAACTTGGATTAATGCCTGCTCTTAAAAATAATTTTATATCGGTGGATAACATTATATGTGATTCAAAATCAGGAGCAACTGGAGCTGGAAGAACTCTTAGTCTGAAATCTCATTATACAGAAGTTAATGAAAATCTTTCAGCCTATGCCATAGGCAATCATAGGCATACTCCTGAAATCGTAGAATGTTTATCAAAAATTTCTGGTAAGAAGGTAAGTATAACTTTTACTCCTCATCTCCTTCCAATAAATAGGGGCATACTTTCAACGATATATTGCAATTTAAAAAAAGAAATTTGCCTTGAGGAGATTCACAAAAGTTATGCAGAGTTCTATAAAAATGAGCCTTTTATAAATATTATGCCTTTAGGGGAAACTGCACAAATTAAAGATGTAAAATACACAAACAATTGTAATATTTCCCTTCATCAAGATCATAATAAAAATCAGCTCATAATTATAAGCGTTATTGATAATATGCTTAAAGGAGCAGCTGGACAAGCTGTTCAAAACATGAATATATTAATGGATTTTGAAGAAACTGACGGACTTGATTTTATAGCTTTTTCAAATTAA